Proteins from a genomic interval of Coleofasciculaceae cyanobacterium:
- a CDS encoding YbhB/YbcL family Raf kinase inhibitor-like protein, translated as MELRLKDLKISSPVFSALETIPKRYTSDGENVSPALQWSKIPPETKQLAVICHDPDAPLPYGFTHWTLYNIPPSVTEIAEGEGKKYTEGVNSAGSDGYTGPAPPSGHGVHHYYFWLYALNHSLDLAPGLSREQLLEAIADSVTAQARLVGTYQR; from the coding sequence ATGGAATTAAGACTCAAAGATTTAAAAATCAGCAGCCCTGTATTTTCAGCTCTAGAGACTATCCCTAAACGCTATACCAGCGATGGAGAAAATGTTTCTCCCGCTTTACAGTGGAGCAAGATACCGCCCGAAACCAAACAGCTTGCTGTAATTTGCCATGACCCCGATGCACCATTACCGTATGGGTTTACCCATTGGACTCTTTATAATATTCCTCCCAGCGTAACTGAAATAGCTGAAGGTGAGGGGAAAAAATATACTGAAGGCGTAAATAGTGCTGGTAGTGATGGCTACACTGGGCCTGCTCCTCCTTCGGGGCATGGCGTTCATCATTATTACTTTTGGCTTTATGCTTTAAATCATTCTTTAGACTTAGCACCTGGTTTAAGTCGAGAACAATTATTAGAAGCGATCGCCGATTCCGTAACAGCACAAGCTAGATTGGTAGGAACTTATCAACGTTAA